The following DNA comes from Musa acuminata AAA Group cultivar baxijiao chromosome BXJ1-4, Cavendish_Baxijiao_AAA, whole genome shotgun sequence.
CGTTCTGAACTTACCGGGCGGCCCAATGGCGCTTCCTAACATATATCACAGGCTTACATTTTATTAATCTACATTTACATCATACATCTATAGTTATAATTATATCTACATTCAACGAAGAGGTGCGCTTAGAAGTTGGTGCAGTCGACCTGAGCGAAGGAGAGCTTGTTCGCACCCAGATCGAACTCAACATGGAGGTTCTGCTGCGCAACGTTGCCGAAGATCGGGAGATCACCGGAGCTAGACGCCGCCAGGCACACCACGTCCTGCGCCACCTCTAGGAAGGTGTTCAACGGGCCCAGCTTCAATGGCGCCCCCTCGAAGTTGTAGGTGATGTCGGGAAACTTGTAGTCGCGAGAACCTTTGACGTGGAAGCACGCTGCGTAGGTGGAAAGTTCGGGATCGTTGGCGACCGGGAGATTCACTATGTCTTTCACTGCTTTTCCCAGTTCGTATGCCATTTCGGGGGAAAGAATGTTCAGCGTCGTGCCGGAGTCGATGATGATGTTTGGTGATCCGGAAGTAGTAGGAGAGGTCGCCGAGATATTTGTGTCGCCGACGCTGATCCCGTTGAGAGTTAGATAGTAGAAAGAATCTTGTATGGTGAGGGGCGTGGTCATGACGTCACTTCCGGAGGCGCCGGAACCATCGCCGAAAATTAGTTTGCTGGTGGTGGAAGTCTGCGACAAGGGAACCAAGCAGTAGGAGAACTTGCCGTCGATGGAGGAACCGAGCTGGGAGACGAGGGAGAGCTGCCCGGGTGCAAGTCCCACGAGCCCACCCGTCCTCTTGCTGAAGATGCCGCCGCTCTGATGAGAGCATCCGAAGGTGATACTGGGGATGGCGATCGTGTTCGAGCCGGTGGTGGTGAAGGTGAAGGTCTCGCTCGCCAGATTGCCGACGACCTGCGATCCGTCTCCGTAGATGTACTGGTACTGGCACTTGGAGTTGCTGCTGCAGCCCGACACGGGAAGCTCCTTGCATGGCCGCGAATCGCATGCGAGGTCGCGGTAGGTGGAAGAATCCTTGGGGTCGAAGAGCAGCGGTGTCTGCTCGTAGCATTGAGTGCAAGGCTTGCAGTTGGCCCAGATGAGGTCGCTGCCGGTGTCGACGATGGCGACGACCTTAAACTTGGGGGTACCAAGCTCGACCTCGATGAGGTACTCGGTGAGGTCGGGAAGGACTTGGGCCTCGATGGAGGTATCACCGGAAGCGGCGAGGCCGGCACGTGCAACGCGCGATGGGCGGAGGGCGGAGCGCTCGGCCGCTGCTCTCACGCGGTCGAAGGCGGTAGATGAAGGATCATAAAGCGGGGACCGGGGCGAGTCACGATGGATGAGGTCGACACGGAAGCCATCTGCGGCAGCCCCCGCGGCGACAGCAGCAAGAAAGATGGCAAAGGCAATGGGCTTcatggtgaagaagaagaagagaagaggaagaatgcAGCGAACTGAGATGGTGTGGGGTATTTTTAGGGAGGGGAAAGGGAATCGTCGGAGATAATGAAGCAAGAGCTGTCCGAAACTGATTTGGGGAAAGAATCCGGAGGGACAGATCACCTACTGTTTCCCGGTGGGCGGCGCGCGGCGGTCGCTGAATGGAACGGAAGGGTCGGAACGGGAAGGCCAGTATCTTTCCATGACACCGAGGATATGCATATCCTTATCTGACCCGGTGGCGTCCACCGGAAACACATCAAAATTCGTGCTGCCGTTTGAACCTTCAAATTGAACCGGTTGGTCCCTTTGTTACGAGGAAGAAGAAACACATGAGATTATGTTAATTTCCAGGTCGATTGGCTTTTAATAGAGATAGAAATTTTGTATGTGTTTGGATAAATCATTCTTTTAATACTTGAtcatatctttatatttttttaattagaagCAAGAAAATATTTTGACTATTTAAAAAAAAGAACTCTCTCGTTATGGATgggttaggttcaaatttatgatgagcaaaatgaaaagaaagactataaataaaaatatagatacAATAAACTAATAAGAATTTAGTTTATGATGTCATtccttatcataaaagaaattaCTTTccttataataaataatttatgattATCTTCCTTGCTATAATGAACGAGAAAAAAGTTTGTATTTCCTTATAATAAACAAGAAAGCTTATGATTATCTTTTTTGCCACGTGACTTATATGTCACGTGATGA
Coding sequences within:
- the LOC135672227 gene encoding aspartic proteinase CDR1-like, with product MKPIAFAIFLAAVAAGAAADGFRVDLIHRDSPRSPLYDPSSTAFDRVRAAAERSALRPSRVARAGLAASGDTSIEAQVLPDLTEYLIEVELGTPKFKVVAIVDTGSDLIWANCKPCTQCYEQTPLLFDPKDSSTYRDLACDSRPCKELPVSGCSSNSKCQYQYIYGDGSQVVGNLASETFTFTTTGSNTIAIPSITFGCSHQSGGIFSKRTGGLVGLAPGQLSLVSQLGSSIDGKFSYCLVPLSQTSTTSKLIFGDGSGASGSDVMTTPLTIQDSFYYLTLNGISVGDTNISATSPTTSGSPNIIIDSGTTLNILSPEMAYELGKAVKDIVNLPVANDPELSTYAACFHVKGSRDYKFPDITYNFEGAPLKLGPLNTFLEVAQDVVCLAASSSGDLPIFGNVAQQNLHVEFDLGANKLSFAQVDCTNF